Within Sphingobium sp. KCTC 72723, the genomic segment GACATAATCACCAACGTCAAAGGACAGCGCCTTGGCAGCCATTTGATACCTTTCCAATCAACCGGGGAACGGGGCCGTCGCGGGGCAAATGCACAAGGGCAAATGCGTAGAAGGTCCGCAGCGCCACCGTCAGGACATGAAGGTTATTCTCCAGCGGTGAACATGGGTGTGTCCGACCGTTGCGACGCTAGTTAGCAGATTCGTAACAAAATTACCACCCCCGGTCGCAAAGGCCGGGAGCGTGGCGCAAAACAGGTCAATAGTGACGGACGGCGCGCGCCGTCCCGCCTCAGTCGCCGGAACCGGGTTCGGGGGAGAAAAACTGCTCCAGCTTGTTTTCCACGCCCTTCATGTCGTCGGCATCGGCGGGCGCTTCACCTTTGACGGTGATGTTGGGCCATTCGGCGGAGAATTTGGTGTTCAGCTCCAGCCATTTTTCCAGCCCGTTCTCGGTGTCGGGCAGAATCGCTTCGGCCGGACATTCCGGTTCGCACACGCCGCAATCGATGCACTCGTTGGGATTGATGACCAGCATATTCTCACCCTCGTAGAAACAGTCCACGGGGCAGACCTCGACGCAATCCATATATTTGCAGCGGATGCAGTTGTCGGTCACGACATAGGTCATTGTCAGGGCACTCTTGGTTGGAAAAGCGCCGTCCTGCTATGCTCAGGCGGGCGCAAGGTCAATGAGGATAATGTTGGCGGGCTGGTAGGGGGTGTTGGCATCACCCCCCGATCGTCAGTTCCTCGTAACAGGCCTGCGCTTCGGGTGCGGTGCCACGGCGGGCGGGAAGGGCGACAACGCGCACCACGCGCACGGCATCGCCATGGGGAAAGGTAATGAGATCGCCGGGCCGCACCGGCGCATGGGCGCGCTCGATGCGGCGGCCGTTGACACGGATATGCCCGTCCTCCGCCAGTTTCTGCGCGTTCGATCGGCTTTTGCACAACCGCGCGAACAACAGAAATTTGTCGATGCGCAAGCTGGGACCATGTCCCGAACCCGCCATCGGATCAGCCATTGCGACCCAGCAGCGCGGCAAGGCCGGCAAATGCGTTGTTGACGGGTGCAGGGGCAGGGCGGGGCGCGGCGGCGCGGGCTTCCTCGCTCCGGGGTTTGCGACCGCCGGATTTTTCGCCCGCAGCCCTCTCGCCACGCGGCTTGCCGCCCGGTGCCTGATTGGATGGCTGGGCAGGACGAGGCGGACGGGCCTTTTGCCGGCCCTTGAACACCCAGTTGGGTTTGCCTTCTTCCGCGCCCTCTACCGCACGGAAACCGGCCGCGCGCATCAGCACCAGAAAAGCCGCCTCGGACAGGCCGAGCGAGACGATCTGCGGGCTGAGCTGGGTGAAGGCTTCTTCCTTGGCGATGGCTTCATGCGCGGTGCGGGCCATGCGTTCGGCCATGTCGATGCGCAACATCTGTTCGTCGAAGGTCCGAAAACCGGCGATGCGCGCGCCCATCTGTTCGAATTTTTCGCCAGCAGGGATCAGGGTGAGGCCGGGGCCAGGCATCGGCAGGCAGGGCTTGCCGATGCGCGCCGCCAGCAGAGCAGAGCGCCAGCGCGCGGCACCCGGTTTCAACAGCCCCGGATGATAGAGGTCGAGAACGCCGATATCTATTCCTGCACGACGCAGCAGATGACGCTGGTCCTTGTCCAGATGGCCCAGTGCCGAATCAAGATCGGTGCGCGGGGCCACGCCACCGGCATCGGCCAGTTGCGCGAACACGGCGCGCACCACCGGCGGCACCTGCGGATCTTCGGCGCTTTGCGCCATCTTCACTAGCGGCAACAGATGCTTCTGCTTCTGCGCCTCTACCCAGTTGGCCAGGCGCGACGCGATCTGCTTTTGCAGGTCCGGCTCCAGCGCCACTATCGCGCGGTCCAGCCGGATTTCCGGCGCCAGCAGGCTGGGTCCAGCCTGCAGCGTGGCCACGACCGTGTCGCTCCATCCGATGCGCGGTTCCTGCCCGGCCTCGTCCAGAAGTGCGAAATCCGCGTCCGTCGCGCCGATCAATTCGTCTGCTTTCACCCGCAATACCTTTCCAAGGCGCCTTTCCGCCGCCGCCAACAGCAATTTCCTGTCCACAAGGCGCGTAGACGGATCGACCGAGAAGCGGAAGCCGTCAAGTCGTCCAATCGTTTCGCCATCGACGCATACACTGCCATCGCTCTCCACCGAAACCGGCAAAGTCGCCACATTCTGGCCAATGTCCCGCAACAGCACGGTCGTGCGCCGGTCGACGAAGCGTTGGGTGAGTGCGGCGTGCAGCGCGTCCGACAGCTTTTCTTCCGTGGCGCGGGTGCGTTCGGCCATTTCGGCAGGGTGGGCCAGCCAGTCGGCGCGATGGGCGATATAGGACCATGTCCGCACCGCCGCGATTCGTCCCGACAGCGTATCGATGTCGCCCTGCACCGAATCGAGTCGCGCCAGTTGCTGGGCAAACCAGTCGCGCGGGATATGGCCGCTATCCTCCGACAGGAAACGCCAGATGCGGCTGACGGTGCGGGCATGATGGTCCGCGCCCAGTTTCTGAAAATCGGGCAGGCCACAGGCATCCCACAGCCGCGCGACCTGCTTTGGCCCGCGAACCCGGTCGATGACGACGGGGTCGTCGGCCAGTTTCTTCAATACCGCCAGATCCACCGCCTGCGGCGCGGCGCGCAGTTCGGGGCGGTCGGGCCGTTCCTCCAGATCGCCGATCAGCGTGGCGATACTGTCCATCCGGGGTTGGCCATCGCGCCAGAACAGATGCTCGACCGGAGGAAAGCGATGCGCCTCTATCGCGTCGATTTCTTCGGGGGTGAAGGCCGCGTCGCCGTCTTCCCCGCCAAGGCTGCCGAAGGTGCCATCCTTGTGATGACGCCCCGCGCGCCCGGCGATCTGCGCCATTTCCGCCACTGTAAGCCGGCGGCTGCGGCGGCCATCGAACTTGCGCAGGGAGGCGAACGCGACATGGGCGACATCCAGGTTCAACCCCATGCCGATTGCATCGGTGGCGACCAGATAATCGACTTCCCCGTTCAGGAACATCTGCACCTGCGCATTGCGGGTGCGGGGGGACAAAGCCCCCATCACGACCGCCGCGCCACCGCGAAAACGCCGCAGCATTTCGGCGACGGCATAAACTTCCTCAGCCGAGAAAGCGACGATGGCCGAACGTTTGGGCAGGCGCGATAGCTTCTTCGCGCCCGCATAGGACAAGGTCGAAAAACGCGGGCGGCCAATGATGTCGATGTCCGGCACCAGCGCCTTGACGATGCGCGATATGCTGGCCGACCCCAGGATCATCGTTTCTTCCCGCCCGCGCGCGCGCAGCAGCCGGTCGGTGAAGATATGCCCGCGCTCCGGGTCCGCGCCGATCTGCGCCTCGTCCAGCGCGACGAACGCATAGTCTCCCTGAAGCGGCATGGATTCGGCGGTGCAGAGATAATAGCGCGCCTGTGGCGGAACGATTTTTTCCTCGCCGGTGATCAGCGCGACCTGGTTCGCACCCTTGATCGCAACCACTCGGTCATAGACTTCGCGCGCCAGCAAACGTAGCGGAAAGCCCATCATACCGCTGCTATGGCCGCACATCCGCTCGACGGCCAGATGGGTCTTGCCGGTATTGGTCGGTCCCAGAACGGCAGTGACAGGCGAACGGGCGAACTGGACCATGGCCTATTCTGTCGGGCAGGACGGGGCTGGGGGCAAGCGGATTCGATGGTTCCCGCATTCGCTGCTATCCTGTCGGGATGACAGCACGATTCATCGCAAGGGCTGTGGTCGCCGCAGCGTCTTAAATTGACTTTAACCCTGTGCGTTCACAACAGTGCCTCCCGATGCACGGCGCTTTGGGGCGTGTTGCAACAGATGCAATGAAAAATATGGCCTGAAAGGGCTGCGGGGGTCGCGGGGTTGTTTCAGGAAAGTCATTTCGGATCGCAGCAGGGTGGCGCTTCCATGTCGCTGTGGCTGGCCGATTCGCTTGGCCGCGCACCTGCCGCGCCCGCGCCGCAGGACTGGCGCGCCCGCCTGCGCGACTGGGCGGACGCCGTCGAACTGGTGCCGGACCTGGGCCAGCGCGTCGGCAGCCTCATCTGGTTTCGCGGCCTTGCCACCTGTTTTGGCCTGTGCGCCACGGCGCTCTATCTTTCTCCCGGTTTTCAGCCGGTTCCCGGCGCG encodes:
- the fdxA gene encoding ferredoxin FdxA → MTYVVTDNCIRCKYMDCVEVCPVDCFYEGENMLVINPNECIDCGVCEPECPAEAILPDTENGLEKWLELNTKFSAEWPNITVKGEAPADADDMKGVENKLEQFFSPEPGSGD
- a CDS encoding RNA-binding S4 domain-containing protein, with amino-acid sequence MAGSGHGPSLRIDKFLLFARLCKSRSNAQKLAEDGHIRVNGRRIERAHAPVRPGDLITFPHGDAVRVVRVVALPARRGTAPEAQACYEELTIGG
- a CDS encoding helicase-related protein, which translates into the protein MVQFARSPVTAVLGPTNTGKTHLAVERMCGHSSGMMGFPLRLLAREVYDRVVAIKGANQVALITGEEKIVPPQARYYLCTAESMPLQGDYAFVALDEAQIGADPERGHIFTDRLLRARGREETMILGSASISRIVKALVPDIDIIGRPRFSTLSYAGAKKLSRLPKRSAIVAFSAEEVYAVAEMLRRFRGGAAVVMGALSPRTRNAQVQMFLNGEVDYLVATDAIGMGLNLDVAHVAFASLRKFDGRRSRRLTVAEMAQIAGRAGRHHKDGTFGSLGGEDGDAAFTPEEIDAIEAHRFPPVEHLFWRDGQPRMDSIATLIGDLEERPDRPELRAAPQAVDLAVLKKLADDPVVIDRVRGPKQVARLWDACGLPDFQKLGADHHARTVSRIWRFLSEDSGHIPRDWFAQQLARLDSVQGDIDTLSGRIAAVRTWSYIAHRADWLAHPAEMAERTRATEEKLSDALHAALTQRFVDRRTTVLLRDIGQNVATLPVSVESDGSVCVDGETIGRLDGFRFSVDPSTRLVDRKLLLAAAERRLGKVLRVKADELIGATDADFALLDEAGQEPRIGWSDTVVATLQAGPSLLAPEIRLDRAIVALEPDLQKQIASRLANWVEAQKQKHLLPLVKMAQSAEDPQVPPVVRAVFAQLADAGGVAPRTDLDSALGHLDKDQRHLLRRAGIDIGVLDLYHPGLLKPGAARWRSALLAARIGKPCLPMPGPGLTLIPAGEKFEQMGARIAGFRTFDEQMLRIDMAERMARTAHEAIAKEEAFTQLSPQIVSLGLSEAAFLVLMRAAGFRAVEGAEEGKPNWVFKGRQKARPPRPAQPSNQAPGGKPRGERAAGEKSGGRKPRSEEARAAAPRPAPAPVNNAFAGLAALLGRNG